In Rhodamnia argentea isolate NSW1041297 chromosome 11, ASM2092103v1, whole genome shotgun sequence, one genomic interval encodes:
- the LOC115735907 gene encoding probable protein phosphatase 2C 60 isoform X1, with translation MFSKLINLLRACFWPWSDRYVHTGSDAGGRQDGLLWFKDSGQHLNGEFSMAVVQANNLLEDQSQIESGNLSSLESGPHGTFIGVYDGHGGPETAHYVNDHLFQHLKRLISEHQSVSADVIQKAFQATEEGFMSIVTKLWPVKPQIAAVGSCCLAGIISENTLYVANLGDSRAVLGRAVKATGEVLAIQLSTEHNASIESVRQELRSMHPEDSQIVVLKNNVWRVKGLIQISRSIGDVCLKKAEFNREPLYAKFLLREPFERPILSSEPSISVQQLQRHDRFVIFASDGLWDHLSNQEAVDLVQNHARNGSARRLVKAALQEAARKREMRYSDLKKIDRGVRRHFHDDITVIVLFLDGNTMSKASSVRSSKVSIRGGGINLPPNTLAPWSTAPEAGDN, from the exons ATGTTCTCAAAGCTGATAAATCTATTGAGGGCCTGCTTCTGGCCTTGGTCAGATCGGTATGTCCACACGGGTTCGGACGCCGGAGGCCGTCAAGACGGGCTTCTATGGTTCAAAGATTCGGGGCAGCACTTGAATGGCGAATTCTCAATGgctgttgtccaggccaataaTTTACTAGAAGATCAAAGCCAGATAGAGTCGGGCAATTTGAGTTCACTCGAGTCCGGCCCCCACGGTACCTTCATTGGTGTCTACGACGGGCATGGGGGACCGGAGACTGCGCACTACGTTAATGATCACCTCTTTCAGCATCTCAAGA GGTTGATATCGGAGCACCAATCGGTGTCTGCTGATGTTATACAGAAGGCATTTCAAGCAACAGAAGAGGGGTTTATGTCTATTGTTACCAAACTCTGGCCAGTAAAACCACAGATCGCAGCTGTCGGATCGTGTTGCCTAGCTGGCATTATTTCTGAAAATACCCTTTACGTAGCAAATCTTGGAGACTCAAGAGCTGTTCTGGGAAGAGCGGTGAAGGCGACAGGGGAGGTACTGGCCATCCAGCTGTCGACAGAGCACAATGCAAGTATAGAGTCCGTGAGACAGGAGTTGCGTTCCATGCACCCTGAAGACTCACAGATTGTAGTTCTGAAGAACAATGTATGGCGGGTGAAGGGCCTCATACAG ATTTCAAGATCTATTGGTGATGTATGTCTGAAGAAGGCCGAGTTCAACCGAGAGCCTTTGTATGCAAAGTTTCTCCTTCGTGAGCCTTTTGAAAGACCGATATTAAGTTCAGAGCCATCAATCTCGGTGCAACAGCTTCAGCGACATGATCGGTTTGTCATTTTTGCATCCGATGGACTTTGGGATCACCTCAGCAACCAGGAAGCAGTAGATTTAGTTCAGAATCACGCCCGCAAT GGAAGTGCGAGGCGGCTAGTGAAAGCTGCTTTGCAGGAAGCGgcaaggaaaagagaaatgaggTACTCGGATTTGAAAAAGATCGACAGGGGAGTCCGCCGGCATTTCCACGACGACATCACGGTCATCGTCTTGTTTCTCGATGGGAACACGATGAGCAAAGCGAGCTCAGTCAGGTCATCGAAAGTATCAATTAGAGGAGGCGGCATCAACTTGCCTCCCAATACTTTGGCTCCTTGGTCTACGGCCCCGGAGGCCGGCGATAATTGA